In Kaistella faecalis, a genomic segment contains:
- a CDS encoding metal-dependent transcriptional regulator, which translates to MISLSEENYLKAIFHLINEENTVTINEISKLLDVKMPSVNNMMKKFADRNWVVYESYKPLKITDSGKKQAALIVRKHRLTEMFLVEKMNFGWENVHEIAEQLEHIHSETFFDKMDEILNYPKFDPHGEPIPDKEGNIIAQDLKKLSECSIGQKVIFTAVTITDDDFLTFLNIKNLELGKEIEILEIEKFDKSMTVMISDTSTILSKIVCDKILVKGSL; encoded by the coding sequence ATGATATCACTTAGTGAAGAAAATTACCTGAAAGCTATCTTTCATTTAATTAATGAAGAAAATACTGTAACCATCAATGAAATCAGCAAGCTCCTTGATGTAAAAATGCCAAGTGTTAACAATATGATGAAGAAATTCGCTGACAGAAACTGGGTCGTTTACGAGAGTTATAAACCCCTGAAGATTACAGATTCCGGGAAAAAACAGGCAGCACTTATCGTAAGAAAGCACCGTTTAACGGAAATGTTTCTTGTCGAAAAAATGAATTTTGGGTGGGAAAATGTTCATGAAATTGCCGAACAGCTGGAACATATTCATTCGGAAACTTTCTTTGATAAAATGGACGAAATCCTGAACTACCCTAAATTTGATCCACACGGGGAACCGATTCCGGACAAAGAAGGAAATATCATCGCTCAGGATTTGAAAAAATTAAGCGAATGCAGTATTGGACAAAAAGTGATTTTCACTGCAGTGACAATTACAGACGATGACTTTCTTACTTTTCTAAATATAAAGAATCTGGAGTTGGGAAAGGAAATTGAAATCCTGGAAATAGAAAAATTCGACAAGTCCATGACCGTAATGATCAGTGATACTTCTACAATATTAAGCAAAATTGTATGCGATAAGATTCTTGTAAAAGGATCTCTGTAA
- the pruA gene encoding L-glutamate gamma-semialdehyde dehydrogenase encodes MSKAISQVPYAVNEPVRTYEPGSADVNSLISTYKKMWKEQVEIPMIINGKEITTESKVAISSPQDHQHNLGFYYKGDMTHVDEAINTALAAREKWNNLGWEQRAAIFLKAADLVAGPYRDRLNAATMIGQSKNVHQAEIDAACEFIDFLRYNVEFMTEIYSDQPVSDSGIWNRSEYRPLEGFCFAVTPFNFTAIAGNLPTCMAMMGNVVVWKPSDKQVLSAKIIMDILTEAGLPAGVINMIFTDGKETAEKVLAHPDFAGLHFTGSTTVFQDMWKKIGNNIHQYKTYPRIVGETGGKDFIMVHPSANAEAVATGMVRGAFEYQGQKCSAASRAYIPKSLWPEVKNVMEAQLKTIKMGSPEDPSNFVNAVIDKNSFEKCKGYIERAEQSSDAKVIFGGKCDDSKGWFVEPTVIETTNPKYESVCEEIFGPILSVYVYEDINWKETLKLVDETSPYSLTGSIFSQDRYAIDEAYKALENAAGNFYINDKPTGAVVGQQPFGGARASGTNDKAGSKMNLLRWVSVRSIKETFVSPKDYKYPYLG; translated from the coding sequence ATGTCAAAAGCTATTTCGCAAGTTCCTTACGCAGTAAATGAGCCCGTAAGAACTTATGAACCGGGTTCTGCCGACGTTAACTCTTTGATTTCCACCTACAAAAAAATGTGGAAAGAGCAGGTAGAAATTCCTATGATCATCAACGGAAAAGAAATTACCACCGAAAGTAAGGTTGCTATCAGTTCTCCTCAAGATCATCAGCATAATCTAGGCTTTTATTACAAAGGCGACATGACTCATGTTGACGAAGCAATTAATACCGCTCTTGCCGCAAGAGAAAAGTGGAACAATTTAGGTTGGGAGCAGCGTGCCGCAATCTTCCTGAAAGCCGCTGACCTCGTTGCCGGGCCTTACCGTGACCGTCTGAATGCCGCAACAATGATTGGACAGAGTAAAAACGTTCATCAGGCAGAAATCGATGCAGCATGTGAGTTTATCGACTTTCTTCGGTATAATGTGGAATTCATGACCGAAATATATAGTGATCAGCCTGTTTCCGACAGCGGGATTTGGAACAGATCAGAATACCGCCCGTTGGAAGGGTTTTGTTTTGCGGTTACGCCTTTCAACTTTACAGCAATTGCGGGAAACCTCCCAACCTGTATGGCGATGATGGGAAATGTTGTAGTTTGGAAGCCTTCGGACAAACAGGTTCTTTCTGCTAAAATTATTATGGATATTCTTACAGAAGCTGGCTTACCGGCGGGCGTAATCAATATGATTTTTACAGACGGCAAAGAAACTGCAGAAAAAGTATTGGCACATCCTGATTTTGCCGGTCTGCATTTTACTGGCTCAACCACGGTATTCCAGGATATGTGGAAGAAAATCGGTAATAATATTCACCAGTATAAAACATATCCAAGAATCGTCGGAGAAACCGGAGGTAAAGACTTTATTATGGTGCATCCGTCGGCGAATGCTGAAGCTGTTGCCACAGGAATGGTTCGCGGTGCTTTTGAATATCAAGGGCAGAAATGTTCTGCTGCTTCCCGCGCTTATATCCCTAAATCGCTTTGGCCAGAAGTTAAAAATGTAATGGAAGCCCAGCTTAAAACCATTAAAATGGGAAGCCCGGAAGATCCTTCTAACTTCGTGAATGCAGTTATCGACAAAAATTCTTTCGAGAAATGTAAAGGCTACATTGAACGTGCAGAGCAATCTTCAGATGCAAAAGTAATTTTCGGAGGAAAATGCGATGATTCAAAAGGATGGTTTGTTGAACCTACCGTAATTGAAACTACGAACCCGAAATATGAATCAGTTTGCGAAGAAATCTTCGGTCCAATCCTTTCAGTGTATGTTTATGAAGACATTAACTGGAAAGAAACCCTGAAACTTGTGGATGAAACATCTCCTTATTCATTAACGGGTTCCATTTTTTCACAAGACAGATACGCGATTGACGAAGCATACAAAGCTTTGGAAAACGCCGCAGGAAACTTTTACATTAACGACAAACCGACGGGTGCAGTAGTTGGCCAGCAACCTTTTGGCGGCGCTAGAGCTTCCGGCACCAACGACAAAGCCGGTTCTAAAATGAATTTGCTGAGATGGGTTTCTGTGAGAAGTATTAAAGAAACTTTTGTTTCTCCTAAAGATTATAAATATCCTTACTTAGGATAG